One genomic window of Brevundimonas vesicularis includes the following:
- the glmS gene encoding glutamine--fructose-6-phosphate transaminase (isomerizing) — translation MCGIIGVTGNGPVVPRLIDSLKRLEYRGYDSAGVAAVVEGSVERRRAKGKIRNLEAVLAEDPMTATVGIGHTRWATHGAPTTENAHPHKAGRVTLVHNGIIENFAELKAELAAEGHVFESQTDTEVIAHLLDAELNTGRSPLEAFKTTLDRLTGAYALAVLIDGTDDLILGARRGSPLVVGWGEDEMYLGSDALAVGPFTQKISYLEEGDYVAVTKAGAQMFDVAGKLVERAIVQVSASSAMVEKGEYRHFMEKEIHEQPDSVQHTLSEYLDLVTGKAKTNPVDFAAIDRIQIVACGTAFYAGQIGRYAFEKLAALPCDVEIASEFRYRSPAVSKSTLAVAVSQSGETADTLASLTWCKAQGLQTAAVVNVHSSSMAREAAVLWPTHAGPEIGVASTKAFTAQVAALLALAVAAGVARGRIDAATEAELVKALFESPRLIAEALTMGDSIRAVTHDLSKADDVLFLGRGAMFPLAMEGALKLKEISYIHAEGYAAGELKHGPIALIDEETPTIALAPLDDVFEKTASNLQEVAARGGPVIMIAPEKAPDPHGAGIRRIHAPDCHPLIAPLVYAVPVQLLAYYTAVQKGTDVDQPRNLAKSVTVE, via the coding sequence ATGTGCGGCATCATCGGCGTCACCGGCAATGGTCCTGTCGTTCCCCGGCTGATCGACAGCCTGAAACGGCTGGAGTACCGCGGCTATGATTCCGCCGGCGTCGCCGCCGTTGTGGAAGGCTCGGTCGAGCGCCGCCGCGCCAAGGGCAAGATCCGCAATCTGGAAGCCGTCTTGGCCGAGGATCCGATGACGGCGACGGTCGGCATCGGCCATACGCGCTGGGCCACCCACGGTGCCCCGACGACGGAGAACGCCCACCCGCACAAGGCTGGGCGCGTCACCCTGGTCCACAACGGCATCATCGAAAACTTCGCCGAGCTGAAAGCCGAGCTGGCCGCCGAAGGCCATGTCTTTGAAAGCCAGACCGACACCGAGGTCATCGCCCACCTGCTGGACGCCGAGCTGAATACGGGCCGCAGCCCTCTGGAGGCATTCAAGACCACTCTGGACCGCCTGACTGGCGCCTATGCGCTGGCTGTGCTGATCGATGGGACGGACGACCTGATCCTGGGCGCCAGACGTGGCAGCCCGCTGGTGGTCGGCTGGGGCGAGGACGAGATGTATCTGGGCTCGGACGCGCTGGCCGTCGGTCCGTTCACACAGAAGATTTCCTATCTGGAAGAGGGCGACTACGTCGCCGTGACCAAGGCCGGCGCCCAGATGTTCGACGTCGCGGGCAAGCTGGTCGAACGCGCCATCGTCCAGGTTTCGGCCTCATCGGCCATGGTCGAGAAGGGCGAATATCGCCACTTCATGGAAAAGGAGATCCATGAACAGCCCGACAGCGTCCAGCACACCCTGTCGGAATATCTCGACCTGGTGACGGGAAAGGCCAAGACCAATCCCGTCGATTTCGCCGCCATCGACCGCATCCAGATCGTCGCCTGCGGCACCGCCTTCTACGCCGGCCAGATCGGCCGTTACGCCTTCGAGAAGCTGGCGGCCCTGCCCTGCGACGTCGAGATCGCGTCGGAGTTCCGCTATCGCTCGCCGGCCGTCTCGAAATCCACCCTGGCCGTCGCCGTAAGCCAATCTGGCGAGACGGCCGACACCCTGGCCAGCCTGACCTGGTGCAAGGCGCAAGGGTTGCAGACCGCCGCCGTCGTGAATGTTCACTCGTCCTCGATGGCGCGTGAGGCCGCCGTGCTGTGGCCCACCCATGCCGGTCCGGAAATCGGCGTCGCTTCGACCAAGGCCTTTACCGCCCAGGTCGCGGCTTTGCTGGCCTTGGCCGTGGCGGCGGGCGTGGCGCGAGGACGGATCGATGCTGCGACCGAGGCCGAACTGGTGAAGGCTTTGTTCGAAAGCCCGCGCCTGATCGCCGAGGCCCTGACGATGGGCGACAGCATCCGCGCCGTGACCCATGACCTGTCAAAGGCTGACGACGTGCTGTTCTTGGGGCGTGGCGCCATGTTCCCGCTGGCGATGGAGGGCGCGCTGAAACTGAAGGAGATCAGCTATATCCACGCCGAGGGCTATGCCGCCGGCGAACTGAAACACGGCCCCATCGCCCTGATCGACGAAGAGACCCCGACCATCGCTCTGGCTCCGCTCGACGACGTGTTCGAAAAGACCGCGTCCAACCTGCAGGAGGTTGCGGCGCGGGGCGGTCCGGTCATCATGATCGCACCGGAAAAGGCGCCTGATCCGCACGGCGCCGGCATTCGCCGCATCCACGCCCCCGACTGCCACCCGCTGATCGCGCCCCTGGTCTATGCCGTACCGGTGCAACTGCTGGCCTATTACACCGCCGTTCAGAAGGGCACCGACGTCGATCAGCCCCGCAACCTGGCCAAGTCCGTCACGGTCGAGTGA